CAACATCGCTCTCGAATACGGACCGTATGAACTTTTCGCCAGCATTGTTTGATTCACAATTGCTGCGCCATCAACGAGCCAGCCGATAACTCCCATATCCGCCCAACTTAATGTAGGATAATTAAATATGCTCGAATACTTTGCTTTTCCCGCGAGAAGCGCTTCGACCAATTCTCTTCTGTCAACTCCCAATGTTTCTGCGGCGCAATACAAATACAAACCGTGTCCACCTTCGTCTTGAACTTTTGCGAGCAACACTTTTTTTCTCCGTAATGACGGTGCGCGCGTAATCCAATTTCCTTCCGGCAACATTCCGACAATTTCACTGTGGGCATGCTGCGAAATCATTCGTATCAATTGTTTGCGATAACGTTCCGGCATCCAATCTTTTGGTTCAATTTTTTCTCCGCGAGCAATTTTTGCTTCAAACGCTTTTAGTAATTGCGGATTTTCTTCTTCTGCTGTTTTCACTTTTTAAACTAAAATTTTGTGAGCAAAACTATTGAAAGTAGTTCTTTTGGCAAAATAAGTGAAATGGATTCGAGGAGTCCAGCGGTATAGGATTCGAGTGAAATATTTATACACTTAACCACTTGACCACTTGACCACTTGAACCATCGAATCCTCGACCACTTTTTTTCTCAACGCAACTTTATTAATTTTTCCCACAATTTTTCAACTTGTAACTCGCAACTCGCAACTCGCAACTCGTAACTCGTAACTCGTAACTCGCAACTCGTAACTTATATGAACATCGGCATCATCGGTTTTGGAACAATGGGAATCGGCATTGCACAATCTGCTGCAAAAGCAAATCACACAGTGTACGCTTTCGACATTGATAAAAAGTTCCTCAAATCAAATTTTGAAAAACTCAAAAAAGAAATTCAATCGTCAGTTCAAAAAGGAAAATTGACTTCAGAAGTTGGAGAAAAAATTCTTTCGAACATTTACACAAAAACTACGTTAAAAGATTTATCCGAATGTTCAATCATCATCGAAGCAATTGTCGAAGATATAAAAGTAAAAGGCGAACTTTTCAAAGAACTTGATTTGCTCACATCGGAAAAAACTATTCTCGCTTCGAACACTTCTTCAATTTCCATTACATCCATCGCATCGCATACAAAAAAATCCGACCGAGTTGTTGGTTTGCATTTTTTCAATCCCGCGCACATAATGAAATTGGTTGAAGTTGTAAAAGGATTTCATACTTCTGATGAAATTGTAACTGCAACAGTTGAGTTCTCACAATCGCTGGGAAAAATTCCCGTCGTATGCAAAGATACTCCGGGATTTATTGTGAACAGAATTGCGCGACCATTTTACGGAGAAACACTACGATTACTTGGCGAAGGAGTTGCAACAGTTGAAGAAATTGACCGCATCGTAAAACTCGAAGGCGGATTTAAAATGGGACCGTTTGAATTGATGGACTTAATCGGAATTGATGTGAATCTCGCCGTTACGCAATCCGTGTACGAACAATATTTTCACGAACCGCGTTATCGTCCGCATATCATTCAGAAAAAAATGGTCGAATCAAATCAACTCGGAAGAAAAACGGGAAAAGGATTTTATACCTATTGAAAACTCAATCGCATTACCGTAAACGGTAATGCTGAACGAAGAAAGAATCATAAATGATTCTGAAAAACATAGATTTACATCATCCCGATTTATCGGGATTTCTTCGTCCAGCAATACCATTTATGGTATTGTTCAAAAATGAATAAACAAAAAATATTATGAGCCAAGTATTCTACAAAACATTTTACCACATAGTTTGGTCAACATTAAGTCGTCAACCAATAATTACTCCAGAAATTGAAAAAGTGTTGCTCCCATTTTTCGATAACAAAACAAAACGTTATTCTTGCTCATTGTATGGAATTGGTGGAACGGAAAATCATATTCATATTGCTATTTTAATTCCTCCGGCAAAATCGGTAAGCGATATAGTCGGAAAACTGAAAGGAAGTAGTTCCTATTTTCTCAATAAAGAATTGCAAATCACAAAAAACTTTACGTGGCAAGATGGGTTTGGTGTTCTCTCATTT
Above is a window of Ignavibacteria bacterium DNA encoding:
- a CDS encoding 3-hydroxybutyryl-CoA dehydrogenase gives rise to the protein MNIGIIGFGTMGIGIAQSAAKANHTVYAFDIDKKFLKSNFEKLKKEIQSSVQKGKLTSEVGEKILSNIYTKTTLKDLSECSIIIEAIVEDIKVKGELFKELDLLTSEKTILASNTSSISITSIASHTKKSDRVVGLHFFNPAHIMKLVEVVKGFHTSDEIVTATVEFSQSLGKIPVVCKDTPGFIVNRIARPFYGETLRLLGEGVATVEEIDRIVKLEGGFKMGPFELMDLIGIDVNLAVTQSVYEQYFHEPRYRPHIIQKKMVESNQLGRKTGKGFYTY
- the tnpA gene encoding IS200/IS605 family transposase is translated as MSQVFYKTFYHIVWSTLSRQPIITPEIEKVLLPFFDNKTKRYSCSLYGIGGTENHIHIAILIPPAKSVSDIVGKLKGSSSYFLNKELQITKNFTWQDGFGVLSFAEKDLKNILRYIHNQKEHHKNGTLNEVMERIETDI